A single region of the Rhizobium grahamii genome encodes:
- a CDS encoding vWA domain-containing protein yields MDKQLETLSHLKAPAPTEDARARAISAALQSFDAAEKTTTLAQGIEERPRPSSILNRVWSTAMNRKFLTSSAIATLLLVPAAGFVAIELNRNNLSGVATGETPAGAVQDLTAKPLPKPAPIQPKAEIEAPAQYAEPAAPLAPQSITSDFNADQISGLLKKGAPEALGAKGSESQAAPKARSLVEMNHEGITTPDSEDDERFPESQVSGVKSVATEPVSTFSADVDTASYSFVRRALMAGELPPPASVRTEEMINYFPYDWAGADTADQPFKATVTVVPTPWNKGTELLHVAIKGYDLAPAKAPPANLVFLIDVSGSMDEADKLPLLKSAFRLLVDTLRPEDKVSIVTYAGNAGTVLEPTSASDKEKILAAINGLQPGGSTAGAAGIEAAYDLAKSAFVKDGINRVMLATDGDFNVGPSSDDQLKALIENQRKTGIFLSVLGFGRGNLNDGLMQALAQNGNGTAAYIDTLAEAEKTLVQEASAALFPIAKDVKFQMEFNPARIAEYRLVGYETRALKREDFNNDRVDAGDIGSGHSVTAIYEITPKGSPVVLTDDLRYADKKNAPLAQAPDSVGELAFLKIRYKKPDEDKSALISLAITDANNVGSIDKAPVDVRFSTAVAAFGQKLRGDPALTDFSYEAVTTLAEAARGPDAFGYRAEFLRLVRLASGLSPH; encoded by the coding sequence ATGGACAAGCAACTCGAAACCCTCTCGCACCTGAAGGCGCCGGCGCCGACCGAAGATGCGCGTGCTCGCGCTATTAGCGCAGCACTGCAGTCGTTTGACGCCGCGGAAAAAACAACCACGCTCGCCCAAGGAATAGAAGAACGCCCACGTCCAAGCTCCATCCTCAACCGTGTTTGGAGCACCGCCATGAACAGGAAATTTCTCACCAGCTCAGCCATCGCCACCCTGCTGCTGGTGCCGGCCGCCGGTTTCGTCGCGATCGAGCTGAACCGCAACAATCTTTCTGGTGTCGCCACTGGCGAAACACCTGCGGGTGCGGTTCAGGATCTCACCGCGAAACCCTTGCCGAAGCCGGCCCCGATACAACCGAAGGCCGAAATTGAAGCTCCTGCTCAATATGCCGAGCCAGCGGCACCACTGGCCCCGCAAAGCATAACCTCCGATTTCAATGCCGATCAGATTTCCGGGCTGCTCAAGAAGGGCGCCCCGGAAGCACTGGGCGCGAAAGGGAGCGAATCCCAGGCCGCACCCAAAGCCCGCAGCCTGGTGGAGATGAATCACGAAGGTATCACAACCCCGGATTCCGAAGATGACGAGCGATTTCCCGAGAGCCAGGTCAGTGGTGTGAAATCGGTCGCTACAGAACCTGTTTCCACCTTCTCGGCAGACGTGGATACCGCGTCCTATTCCTTCGTTCGCCGTGCGCTGATGGCGGGCGAGTTACCTCCACCCGCGTCTGTGCGGACGGAAGAGATGATCAATTATTTCCCTTATGACTGGGCTGGGGCCGACACCGCCGATCAGCCTTTCAAGGCAACGGTGACCGTAGTGCCGACGCCCTGGAACAAGGGAACCGAGCTGCTTCATGTCGCAATCAAGGGATACGATCTTGCTCCTGCAAAAGCGCCGCCGGCCAATCTTGTTTTCCTAATCGACGTTTCCGGATCGATGGATGAGGCAGACAAACTACCGCTTCTGAAGAGCGCTTTCCGGTTGCTCGTCGACACGTTGCGACCGGAAGACAAGGTATCGATCGTCACTTATGCCGGCAACGCCGGAACCGTGCTCGAGCCAACCAGCGCTTCGGACAAGGAAAAGATTCTGGCGGCGATCAACGGCCTGCAACCTGGTGGATCGACAGCGGGAGCGGCTGGCATTGAAGCAGCGTATGACCTGGCGAAGTCGGCCTTTGTCAAAGACGGTATCAATCGCGTGATGCTCGCAACGGACGGCGACTTCAACGTCGGCCCGTCGAGCGACGATCAGTTGAAGGCCTTGATCGAAAACCAGCGCAAGACGGGTATTTTCCTGTCGGTACTGGGTTTCGGTCGCGGCAATCTGAATGATGGCCTGATGCAGGCGCTTGCGCAAAATGGCAACGGCACCGCGGCCTATATCGACACGCTTGCCGAGGCGGAAAAGACGCTGGTGCAGGAGGCAAGTGCTGCACTCTTTCCAATCGCCAAAGACGTGAAGTTCCAGATGGAATTCAATCCGGCCCGGATCGCTGAATATCGACTTGTCGGCTACGAGACGCGGGCGTTGAAACGAGAGGATTTCAACAATGACCGGGTCGATGCCGGCGATATCGGTTCTGGCCACAGCGTCACCGCTATTTACGAAATCACGCCGAAAGGTAGTCCCGTGGTGCTTACTGACGACCTCCGCTACGCGGACAAGAAGAACGCACCGCTCGCACAAGCGCCTGATAGTGTCGGCGAACTGGCATTCCTCAAGATCCGCTACAAGAAGCCCGACGAGGACAAGAGCGCATTGATCAGCCTGGCGATAACCGATGCCAACAACGTGGGATCAATCGACAAGGCGCCCGTCGATGTCCGCTTCTCGACCGCGGTTGCTGCGTTCGGACAGAAATTGCGAGGCGACCCGGCCCTCACAGATTTTTCCTACGAAGCAGTCACGACTCTCGCCGAAGCGGCACGCGGCCCCGACGCCTTCGGCTATCGTGCCGAATTCCTGCGCCTCGTGAGACTGGCGAGCGGATTATCACCGCACTAA
- a CDS encoding SDR family oxidoreductase yields the protein MRIFLTGATGFIGSAIVPELLKAGHHVIGMTRSDSGAKALEAAGVEAHRGTLEEPDSLSRGAEKADAVIHTAFDHDFSRFVENCQKDGRAIAALGEALKGSSRPLLITSGTGLGNAVLGEPAREDVCNFEHPNPRVASELAGNALLEAGVNVGVVRLPQVHNTIKQGLISPLIAIARDKGVSAYVGEGYNRFPAGHLSDVALLYRLAIERAEPGARYNAVAEEGISSRVIAEALGRGLKLPAVSIAPEKAAEHFGWMAMFMGLDFPASSAITRRVLGWKPSGPGLIADLEAMNYDSLAA from the coding sequence ATGCGCATCTTCCTGACTGGAGCGACAGGCTTCATCGGATCAGCCATCGTGCCTGAGTTGCTGAAGGCCGGTCATCACGTCATCGGTATGACCCGCTCGGACAGCGGAGCGAAAGCACTCGAAGCAGCCGGCGTCGAAGCTCATCGCGGCACGCTGGAAGAACCGGACAGCCTCAGCCGCGGCGCCGAGAAGGCCGATGCCGTGATCCACACGGCTTTTGACCACGATTTCTCCCGCTTCGTCGAGAATTGCCAGAAGGACGGCCGCGCGATCGCGGCACTTGGCGAGGCATTGAAGGGATCGAGCCGCCCGTTGCTCATCACGTCAGGTACGGGCCTCGGCAATGCGGTTCTGGGAGAACCGGCAAGAGAGGATGTTTGCAATTTCGAGCATCCCAATCCGCGTGTCGCATCCGAACTGGCGGGCAATGCGCTCCTCGAGGCCGGCGTGAACGTTGGTGTGGTTCGCCTTCCGCAGGTGCATAACACGATAAAGCAGGGGTTGATCTCTCCGTTGATTGCCATTGCCCGAGACAAGGGCGTGTCGGCCTATGTGGGCGAAGGATACAACCGCTTCCCGGCAGGCCATCTGAGCGATGTGGCGCTCCTCTATCGGCTGGCGATTGAAAGGGCAGAACCCGGCGCTCGCTATAATGCAGTCGCAGAGGAGGGGATTTCATCCCGTGTCATCGCCGAGGCGCTCGGTCGGGGGCTCAAGTTGCCGGCGGTCTCGATCGCACCGGAGAAAGCTGCGGAGCATTTTGGCTGGATGGCGATGTTCATGGGATTGGATTTCCCGGCATCCAGCGCCATCACGCGCCGCGTCCTCGGATGGAAGCCATCGGGACCGGGCTTGATCGCAGATCTCGAGGCCATGAACTACGATAGTCTGGCGGCCTAG
- a CDS encoding helix-turn-helix transcriptional regulator translates to MTSERNPLGAFLRDRRTRLDPATFGLSGRRRTPGLRREEVAQRANISPTWYTWLEQGRGGAPSADVLNRIANGLMLTEPEREHLFMLGLGRPPEVRYRSVEGISPRLQRLIDTLDASPALVRTAAWDIVAWNKAATVVMTDYNQLAPGDRNILRLLFCNPTIRNVQHDWEAMARFVVGSFRADAARAGATSEIAELVEDLCRASPEFAALWQENEIVSHGEGTKRLKHPILGDIELEYSGFAVDGRPDLNLVVYNPVDPVVTRRIRTLVREGDRDSGR, encoded by the coding sequence ATGACAAGCGAACGCAATCCCCTCGGCGCATTCCTGCGAGACCGTCGCACACGTTTGGATCCGGCAACCTTCGGATTGTCGGGACGCCGCAGGACTCCGGGACTCCGACGGGAGGAAGTGGCGCAACGTGCCAATATCAGCCCTACCTGGTACACCTGGTTGGAACAGGGCCGCGGCGGAGCGCCTTCCGCCGACGTCCTGAACCGGATCGCAAACGGCCTGATGCTGACCGAACCTGAGCGCGAGCATCTTTTCATGCTCGGCCTCGGTCGTCCGCCGGAGGTTCGCTATCGTTCCGTCGAGGGTATCAGTCCGCGCCTGCAACGGCTGATCGATACACTTGACGCAAGCCCGGCTCTGGTACGAACCGCTGCCTGGGATATCGTCGCCTGGAATAAGGCTGCGACCGTCGTCATGACCGATTACAACCAGCTTGCGCCGGGCGATCGAAACATTCTGCGCCTCTTGTTCTGCAATCCAACCATACGCAACGTTCAGCATGACTGGGAGGCCATGGCCCGGTTCGTCGTTGGCTCGTTCCGAGCCGACGCGGCCCGAGCCGGCGCCACCTCCGAAATCGCGGAACTGGTCGAGGATCTCTGCCGGGCCAGCCCGGAGTTCGCCGCCCTTTGGCAGGAGAACGAAATAGTGTCCCATGGAGAAGGGACCAAGCGCCTCAAGCACCCGATATTGGGTGACATCGAGCTCGAGTATTCAGGATTCGCGGTCGATGGCAGGCCGGATCTCAACCTGGTCGTCTACAACCCTGTTGATCCGGTCGTGACTAGGCGTATTCGGACCTTGGTCAGAGAAGGCGATCGCGACAGCGGCCGGTAA
- a CDS encoding mechanosensitive ion channel family protein, giving the protein MSSEILGNPIFQFVSLVVLSAVARLIFGRNPTLRLIANMAFFALLTIVLLSHGIEPYAPDTTAEDLSRRIFVGLAKSVWWIGGAMVLVSSVRLFLILERKPREGRLIQDLVVGVIYLGAGLSVIAYVFSVPVGTLIATSGVFAIVLGLALQSTLNDVFSGVALNLGRPYTLGDWIVLDDGVQGRVVETNWRSTHLLNNMNDVIIVPNSTLAKRRLTNLTSPDKAHGVEIRVRVLPTRPPSAIEETMREVLLSSNLILKEPAPSATIVALDGNGIEAELSFRVSDIGRISQVKNEIYDLVFRHLKASGLQLSPPAGDAPIDLSAGQDGLLLKHPGSAWRLVNTVPLFATLTEEEKETLAASMKRQTFRKGAVIAAQDTSLLSLMVVRSGVAVVEREANGEHIELTRLAPGDLFGERGVLMGALEPGNVKALTFVVAYEIAKEQLAAVMRQRPSLADELGVLLSRRIDSEKHLFGEEMLSENSHPSTLTAKIRHLFEIQHVIRYRPEATMQDRVS; this is encoded by the coding sequence ATGTCCTCGGAAATTCTTGGCAACCCCATCTTTCAGTTCGTCTCGCTCGTTGTTCTCAGCGCAGTAGCCAGATTGATTTTCGGCAGGAATCCGACCCTGCGGCTGATCGCAAACATGGCGTTCTTCGCCCTTTTGACCATCGTTCTTCTCTCGCATGGGATTGAGCCGTACGCTCCAGATACAACGGCGGAAGACCTTTCCCGGCGCATCTTTGTCGGTCTTGCCAAATCCGTCTGGTGGATCGGCGGCGCCATGGTACTCGTCAGCTCAGTACGACTTTTTCTTATTCTCGAACGAAAACCGCGCGAGGGCCGCCTGATCCAGGATCTTGTCGTCGGGGTCATCTATCTCGGTGCCGGACTTTCCGTCATCGCCTACGTTTTCAGCGTGCCTGTGGGCACACTGATCGCCACCTCGGGCGTCTTCGCGATCGTCCTCGGCCTTGCTCTTCAGAGTACGCTGAACGATGTTTTCTCTGGCGTCGCATTGAATCTCGGCAGACCGTATACACTGGGCGACTGGATCGTTCTCGATGACGGCGTGCAGGGCCGGGTCGTTGAGACCAACTGGCGCTCCACGCATCTTCTGAACAACATGAACGACGTCATTATCGTTCCGAACAGCACCCTCGCCAAGCGACGTCTCACAAATCTCACCAGCCCCGACAAGGCTCACGGCGTTGAGATCAGGGTCCGCGTCCTGCCCACGAGACCTCCGTCGGCGATCGAGGAAACGATGCGAGAAGTGCTGCTGAGCAGCAACCTGATCCTCAAGGAGCCAGCCCCTTCCGCGACCATCGTTGCCTTGGATGGCAATGGCATCGAGGCTGAACTGTCGTTTCGAGTGAGCGACATCGGGCGAATATCCCAGGTGAAGAACGAGATTTACGATCTCGTGTTCAGACATCTGAAAGCGAGCGGTCTTCAGCTGTCACCACCGGCTGGCGACGCACCAATCGACCTAAGCGCCGGTCAGGACGGACTGCTTCTGAAGCATCCGGGCTCCGCGTGGCGGCTGGTCAACACCGTTCCGCTGTTTGCGACACTGACCGAAGAGGAAAAGGAAACACTGGCCGCGAGCATGAAGCGGCAGACCTTCCGAAAGGGGGCTGTGATCGCCGCCCAAGACACGTCATTGTTGTCGCTCATGGTCGTTCGCAGCGGCGTCGCGGTCGTGGAGCGGGAAGCGAATGGCGAGCATATAGAGCTGACAAGGCTCGCTCCGGGCGACCTCTTCGGAGAGCGTGGCGTCCTCATGGGCGCGCTCGAACCTGGAAATGTCAAAGCGCTCACCTTCGTCGTGGCCTATGAGATCGCGAAGGAACAATTGGCAGCCGTCATGCGCCAGCGGCCTTCGCTCGCCGACGAGTTGGGCGTACTGCTGTCCCGGCGAATTGACTCGGAAAAACATCTGTTTGGCGAAGAGATGCTGTCGGAAAACAGCCATCCCTCGACACTCACGGCAAAGATCAGGCATCTCTTCGAAATCCAGCACGTGATACGATATCGCCCGGAAGCGACGATGCAGGATCGCGTCTCCTAG
- a CDS encoding FAD-dependent monooxygenase, whose product MPTSVLISGAGPVGLTLALELIRFGVPCRIIDKSPSRTDKSKALAVWSRTLELLDRSGAAPALIETGRKMHVVKIMSGKKTIARVNFDGLASPFPFVLMIPQSETERVLEEKLEALGGKVERNVEFVDFVDDGKTVTSTVVHPDGRKELIVTDWLAGCDGAHSPIRHQLGMPFEGDTVPGTFLLADVHVSGLDMAEDEFPIFWHRSGIVAFFPIATGRYRVIADMGAEPQRDLTLDDVQTIVDQRGPGGLVVSDCVWLAPFTINERKVKDFRAGRVFLAGDAAHIHSPAGGQGMNTGIQDAINLAWKLALVIEDRGDPELLLNSYSIERSANATQVLKDSGRMLRVGMMQNVAGQAVRDFLIGKLFGLSFVNHIAADRLSELAVAYDESPLNGPEMKGLGFPRPGHRMAGFGTFGSKGAHFSLVAADPAEAAVRLKDYMNLIDGDIRSPSDVDGMCLVRPDGYVAVTTHRDGWEDLTAFLGRVSGA is encoded by the coding sequence ATGCCGACTTCCGTCCTCATTTCCGGCGCGGGCCCGGTTGGTCTGACGCTGGCACTCGAACTTATCCGCTTCGGTGTGCCCTGCAGAATTATCGACAAGTCTCCCTCGCGCACGGACAAGTCAAAGGCCCTGGCGGTCTGGAGCCGGACCCTAGAATTGCTGGACAGATCTGGAGCCGCGCCCGCATTGATCGAGACTGGGCGCAAGATGCACGTCGTCAAGATCATGTCCGGCAAGAAGACCATAGCGCGGGTGAACTTTGATGGACTCGCTTCGCCATTCCCGTTCGTCTTGATGATTCCGCAATCGGAGACGGAGCGGGTGCTCGAGGAAAAACTCGAAGCTCTCGGAGGTAAGGTCGAGCGCAACGTCGAGTTTGTCGATTTCGTTGATGACGGCAAGACGGTGACGAGCACCGTTGTTCACCCGGATGGCCGCAAGGAACTGATCGTTACAGATTGGCTGGCCGGATGCGACGGAGCGCACTCGCCGATCCGGCATCAGCTGGGCATGCCCTTCGAAGGCGATACGGTTCCGGGAACCTTCCTGCTGGCCGACGTCCATGTGTCCGGCTTGGACATGGCGGAAGACGAGTTTCCGATTTTTTGGCACAGGAGCGGCATCGTCGCTTTCTTTCCCATCGCGACCGGTCGCTACCGTGTGATCGCCGATATGGGCGCGGAACCGCAGCGCGACCTGACGCTCGACGATGTCCAGACGATCGTCGATCAACGCGGACCGGGTGGCCTGGTCGTAAGTGATTGCGTCTGGCTTGCGCCATTCACCATCAACGAACGCAAGGTGAAAGACTTCCGGGCGGGCAGGGTGTTCCTCGCTGGCGATGCTGCTCACATCCACAGTCCGGCAGGCGGGCAAGGCATGAATACAGGCATCCAGGATGCGATCAATCTGGCCTGGAAACTGGCCCTGGTCATCGAGGATCGAGGCGATCCCGAGCTTCTTCTCAACAGTTACAGCATAGAGCGCAGTGCGAACGCGACGCAGGTCCTGAAGGATTCCGGGCGAATGCTGCGCGTCGGCATGATGCAGAATGTTGCCGGTCAAGCGGTGAGGGATTTTCTGATCGGAAAGCTGTTTGGCCTCTCCTTCGTCAACCACATAGCCGCGGACCGTCTGTCCGAGCTGGCCGTTGCTTATGACGAGAGTCCTCTGAACGGGCCGGAGATGAAAGGCCTTGGCTTCCCAAGACCCGGCCACCGGATGGCGGGTTTCGGCACCTTCGGAAGCAAAGGCGCCCACTTTTCGCTCGTTGCCGCAGATCCGGCAGAAGCGGCCGTTCGTCTGAAAGACTACATGAACCTGATCGATGGGGATATTCGCAGCCCATCCGATGTGGACGGAATGTGTCTCGTAAGGCCAGATGGCTATGTGGCCGTGACGACGCATCGCGACGGTTGGGAGGACCTGACAGCATTTCTCGGTCGCGTTTCAGGCGCATGA
- a CDS encoding GCG_CRPN prefix-to-repeats domain-containing protein has translation MFIDHWRGWNNAGWYALGAASGAALGAEFAGPRYAAPYYPPPYYPPVASNPCPPGYWLGPWGHCRDTPYHGRLPDGQWQ, from the coding sequence CTGTTCATCGATCACTGGCGCGGCTGGAACAATGCCGGATGGTACGCGCTCGGTGCTGCCTCTGGTGCAGCTCTTGGAGCGGAATTTGCAGGCCCGCGCTACGCGGCACCCTATTATCCGCCACCGTACTATCCGCCGGTCGCTTCCAACCCTTGCCCTCCAGGCTATTGGCTCGGACCATGGGGCCATTGCCGGGATACGCCATACCACGGCCGTCTTCCCGACGGTCAATGGCAGTAA